The following are from one region of the Pseudodesulfovibrio piezophilus C1TLV30 genome:
- a CDS encoding HlyD family type I secretion periplasmic adaptor subunit, which translates to MSKHKSMFRERAIMPHRRPSPVRGVAWLVALLILSLLAWSFVAKIPEVARTRGQVEPHGKISLVQSLEGGQIVDILIKEGQSVEKGEPLIRFEPLQTETDVNQLQSRMVFLELEAERLKAFVNERDPDFSQWIENYPLFVEQQMEILIAQRAELRAEVRAWHEQYEQKQQSLNAVRKKLPVLERQLKASSEISEMYRKLKEKGVASRVELLGAQQRESEFQKEMAELRGMRQVLRKEIREVRENQERVRQNLFTAAQTKRAQMLSELAENRQRLNERQTSLDRLLISSPTKGIVKSLMFTSPGAVVNPSEVIAEIVPLDVDLVVQVQVSPRDIGFVHAGQSVNIRVDTYDYSRYGVLEGTLTKLSPSTFTGPNGELYYVGEVTPVRSYLGSIPGKSMLLPGMTAEVDIITGEKTVFQYLLKPVFTMASKGFQER; encoded by the coding sequence ATGAGCAAGCACAAGAGTATGTTTCGAGAACGAGCTATCATGCCGCATCGTCGCCCCTCTCCGGTGCGTGGTGTCGCATGGTTGGTGGCCCTCCTTATCCTGTCGCTTTTGGCCTGGTCTTTTGTGGCCAAGATTCCGGAGGTCGCCAGAACCCGTGGACAAGTGGAACCCCACGGGAAGATTTCACTGGTACAGAGTCTGGAGGGTGGTCAGATAGTTGATATCCTTATCAAGGAAGGGCAGTCCGTTGAAAAAGGGGAACCTCTTATCCGTTTTGAACCATTGCAAACCGAGACTGATGTCAATCAGCTCCAGTCCCGGATGGTGTTTCTGGAGTTGGAAGCAGAACGTCTCAAAGCTTTTGTCAATGAGCGCGATCCTGATTTCTCGCAGTGGATAGAGAATTATCCGCTTTTTGTTGAGCAGCAGATGGAGATTCTTATTGCCCAACGAGCCGAACTCAGGGCGGAAGTGCGAGCCTGGCATGAACAGTATGAACAGAAACAACAATCCCTGAATGCGGTCAGGAAGAAACTCCCGGTTCTTGAAAGGCAGCTCAAGGCCTCCTCTGAGATTTCCGAAATGTACAGAAAACTCAAGGAGAAAGGTGTTGCTTCACGGGTTGAATTGCTCGGGGCTCAGCAGCGTGAATCTGAATTTCAAAAGGAAATGGCTGAGTTGCGAGGGATGCGGCAGGTTCTTCGCAAGGAGATTCGTGAGGTTCGTGAGAATCAGGAGCGGGTTCGCCAAAACCTTTTCACGGCAGCTCAGACAAAACGAGCACAGATGTTGTCCGAACTTGCTGAGAATCGGCAGCGGTTGAATGAACGTCAGACCTCGCTTGATCGTCTGCTCATTTCCTCTCCCACAAAGGGCATCGTCAAGTCGTTGATGTTTACCAGTCCGGGAGCAGTGGTCAATCCGAGTGAGGTCATTGCGGAGATTGTTCCGCTGGATGTGGACCTTGTTGTCCAGGTCCAAGTTTCTCCGCGAGATATCGGTTTTGTTCATGCCGGGCAGTCTGTGAATATCAGGGTCGATACTTATGATTACTCCAGATATGGCGTTTTGGAAGGCACTTTGACCAAGCTCAGTCCATCTACTTTTACGGGTCCCAACGGGGAATTGTATTATGTTGGAGAGGTGACGCCTGTACGATCATATCTTGGCAGCATACCGGGGAAAAGTATGTTGCTTCCCGGCATGACCGCCGAGGTTGATATTATTACGGGAGAAAAAACTGTTTTCCAATACTTGCTGAAGCCGGTCTTTACGATGGCCAGCAAGGGATTTCAGGAAAGATAA
- a CDS encoding Ig-like domain-containing protein has product MADDNVNDIPIPDGDEESLREQQDEQAAEGARQASEDAEKLRAEEFPQQGLLTGDDEQPFGSRKDDESLLSEGEGAAADTAPGTDPIAVNRVETPESQAAPAPEADAVQPGDAAAPPEAQAAPGGATQAAPSSSSSVLRNEGTDPDVSLAAPDGETEESAPEAPPADVIVTEGEDPIITTAQAPALNVELAQVNEDGTVPLIIEATLQDTDQGGETLSILISGLPEGAVLSAGTDLGDGVWELTAEDLDGLTLSPPPDSNVDFTLSVTATSTGSDGSTASVEQDLPVDVIGVADEADFTASLGEATEDQNMPFDISGSLTDTDGSETLTYVVSDIPDGFSLTAGTDNGDGTWTLTSDEASGLELVPPADFSGDVDLTVTAITTESDGSTASSTSSVSGSFTPVADAPDVTVSDATGSEDGSIALDISAALTDTDGSETISVVVSNIPDGSTLSSGTDNGDGTWTLTAEELTDLTITPPEHFSGSLNLTVAATSTDANGDTATTSAPLRVDVAAVVDAPTLSTSAAVGSEDVPVQLDIASSLVDTDGSETLSLNLSGIPDGISLSAGTDNGDGSWTLTSPQLSGLTMTMPRDYKGNFDITVEATSTESVGGETAVVTAVVPVTVNAVADTPALTVIPAVSSEDTSMALTIETSVTDTSGTESITDVVVSGLPAGATLSAGTDNGDGSWSLAPADLEGLILSPPADSNVDFTLTVTSTAREPNGSTAQSVAMLPVSITGVADTPTVTTIDAEGNEDSWIQVQAGGALTDTDSSESLSFSITDLPTGASLNVGTQNPDGSWDVSSEDIGNLYVRPPSNYSGTFDITVTSLATENDGDIATASEPVSVTVNAVADAARSRARDVSGDEDNDVPLDLSASVRDDSEVIESVVITGVPEGFSIVGGTDLGGDWSVPAESLDSLSIRAPQDYSGTVNLGFDVTTLEPENGSTRTTSRSFDVTFEAVADAPIITANNVTTLEDTPVQLDLLAQLTDTDLSETLEVTVSGVPAGASLSSGTDNGDGSWTIDPADLGTVTLTPPQHFSGEIALEFTATSTESSNNDTVSRTAGFTVGVTGVADIPEITVVDVQGTEDTEIALTVRAELEDADGSESLYVEFSGVPEGATFSAGTMLDNGNWLIPSGDLDSLTMTPPPDSNVDFTLTARSLAIEADGDRVYSVPQDINVSLQGDPDVPIVTMEGARGDEDTSISLNFTAESTDTDGSETISYVVSNIPAGASLSAGTFIGNGRWAVSAEDMPTLSVTPPSDYSGTFDLSVTVVVQEDDGRQSQEEYSVPVTVDPVVDQTDRGSVGGSASYGTAGGLEDTAIALNVDPGLTDADGSETVLWVDVSGLPVGATLSAGTEDPDNPGVFRILPSEFAGLTVTPPENSDVDFDLTVQATIQESGGATVVSEGQLHVEVHAVADAPLLETTSLLGLVNLGAEASLTDTDGSESLSFILSGFLGLNVAPSAGINLGNGSYLLTEDQLDGLSLSSDTLALGTTLLATLHAVSTEAENGDTAVTSESVLLQVSASIDLGGDLLGGGLPDPGTIIDGSIIGTPMTLEVNQPTGSEDSPFAVDISADFGTGGSQYGVIISNLPEGARPNTGYYDPVNDQWVISGDDPSLLENLEITPPADFAGALDFTVSIAKTGEDGLTQQTSTVVTATLDPVVDSPQISLGNPEGTEDTPFLLDLNVNVTDGSEQITSVVISNLPSGATILGATDLGDGRFEVGPDQLDQVQFSPPENAHGDFSFTVDAVVEESDGTQSSFSSDLGVSIQAVADPASISVTDASGLEDTAIPLNIDVDLVDTDGSETTSLTLSGVPTDSLFSAGINNGDGSWTFTPGQLDGLTFTPPPNASGDFELTLSVYTLEESTGEVAVSTQAVTVSVEGEADDVPVDSIGTSGDEDTAIPIELSYSSIDTDGSETVTAVLTGIPAGASLSAGVVQGDGSWLVQGEDLPDLTITPPLDFSGSIDIHAEIVVTEADGDSVSTGTDFSVEVIPVADNPNLSPQSVVGDEDTAIPLDLQASVSDAGEILEVSVSDLPAGATLSAGTKNSDGSWTLSASDLPGLTLLPDQNQSGDYTLSVTATSTEPETGETAQTSATFDVSITPVADAPTLIVDAATGDEDTTIPLDIEASLTDISEVLSVTLSQLPEGASLSAGINNPDGSWTLAPEDLPGLTLTPADNQSGDYTITVTATSQDGASQAETISDLSLSITPVADTPNLIVAPAVGLEDTAISLDIQAALLDTSEVLEVTIEGVPTDATLSAGTQNPDGSWSLLAADLDGLRLFPAEDQSGDYTLTVTATALDGAAEAEVVVDLPLSILPVADTPNLIVAPAVGLEDTAISLDIQAALLDTSEVLEVTIEGVPTDATLSAGTQNPDGSWSLLAADLDGLRLFPAEDQSGDYTLTVTATALDGAAEAEVVVDLPLSILPVADTPNLVVLPAVGLEDTAISLDIQTSLLDTSELLEITIEGVPTDATLSAGTQNPDGSWSLLAADLDGLTLTPPPDSAEDFDLTVTATALDGSSEASTTVTLNVDVIGDPDVPTFSVLDVLGDQDQPIALSIDAQTDLPGELLTVTISGVPDGGSLTAGQDNGGGSWTLSSDEVPGLSLNPPEGFTGLLDLTVEATVEQDGSSITLTENVSVEVLSVDLGLSTEAQLYTDILGLGTQTNDGSDATLAQALDHTLNGQDMIADSLDNSLLEEPVTNDGDLGAADNTELLDPIIEQIMPPEE; this is encoded by the coding sequence ATGGCCGATGATAACGTCAACGATATCCCCATTCCGGATGGTGACGAAGAAAGCCTGCGAGAACAACAGGATGAGCAGGCAGCTGAAGGGGCGCGCCAGGCCTCGGAAGATGCCGAAAAGCTCAGGGCCGAAGAATTCCCTCAACAAGGGTTGTTGACCGGTGACGACGAACAACCTTTTGGCAGTCGCAAGGATGACGAGTCGCTTCTCTCCGAGGGGGAAGGCGCTGCCGCTGATACGGCTCCAGGGACTGATCCCATTGCCGTGAACAGAGTGGAAACTCCTGAAAGCCAGGCAGCCCCTGCTCCTGAAGCCGATGCAGTTCAACCAGGAGATGCGGCAGCTCCTCCCGAAGCTCAAGCGGCACCGGGCGGAGCCACACAGGCCGCGCCATCTTCCTCATCATCAGTGCTCAGGAATGAAGGTACTGATCCTGACGTGAGTTTGGCTGCACCAGATGGAGAGACCGAAGAGAGCGCTCCGGAGGCTCCCCCTGCGGATGTCATTGTGACCGAGGGTGAAGATCCGATCATTACCACTGCCCAGGCTCCGGCTCTCAACGTGGAATTGGCTCAGGTCAATGAGGATGGCACGGTCCCCTTGATTATTGAAGCGACTCTTCAGGACACAGACCAGGGCGGGGAGACGCTTTCCATTCTGATTTCCGGTCTGCCGGAAGGAGCGGTTCTTTCAGCAGGAACAGATCTTGGTGATGGTGTTTGGGAGTTGACAGCCGAGGACCTTGACGGACTGACCTTGAGTCCTCCTCCTGATTCAAATGTAGACTTCACATTGAGCGTGACAGCGACCAGTACGGGGAGTGATGGCTCCACGGCGTCAGTTGAACAAGACTTGCCGGTCGATGTCATCGGTGTGGCCGATGAAGCGGACTTCACGGCGAGCCTTGGCGAGGCGACGGAAGACCAGAATATGCCGTTTGATATTTCCGGTAGCCTGACGGATACGGATGGCTCGGAGACGCTGACCTATGTTGTTTCGGACATTCCCGACGGGTTCAGCCTGACAGCGGGGACGGACAACGGCGACGGCACCTGGACCCTGACTTCGGACGAGGCGTCCGGGCTGGAACTGGTTCCCCCGGCGGATTTCTCGGGTGACGTGGATCTGACCGTCACGGCCATTACCACGGAATCCGACGGCAGCACGGCCTCGAGCACCAGCTCGGTGAGCGGCTCCTTCACGCCGGTGGCAGATGCCCCGGACGTGACCGTGTCCGATGCCACTGGCAGCGAAGACGGCAGCATTGCCCTTGATATTTCGGCAGCCCTGACCGACACGGACGGCTCGGAAACCATCAGCGTGGTGGTGAGCAACATCCCGGACGGCTCGACACTCTCCTCAGGCACGGACAACGGCGACGGCACCTGGACCCTGACCGCCGAAGAACTCACCGACCTGACGATCACGCCGCCGGAGCACTTTTCCGGTTCACTTAATTTGACAGTCGCGGCCACCAGTACTGATGCCAATGGTGATACGGCTACGACTTCGGCTCCATTACGGGTGGATGTCGCGGCTGTGGTTGATGCGCCGACATTGAGCACCAGTGCGGCTGTGGGCAGCGAAGATGTTCCTGTTCAACTCGATATAGCTTCCAGTCTTGTGGATACGGACGGTTCGGAAACGCTTTCCCTCAACCTCTCCGGGATTCCTGACGGGATATCTCTGAGCGCAGGGACCGATAACGGCGATGGCTCATGGACGCTTACGTCACCGCAGCTTTCCGGGCTGACCATGACCATGCCTCGTGATTACAAGGGAAATTTCGATATTACGGTGGAAGCGACCAGTACGGAGAGCGTGGGGGGAGAGACCGCCGTCGTGACCGCTGTGGTTCCTGTGACCGTGAATGCCGTGGCTGACACCCCTGCTCTGACCGTGATTCCTGCCGTATCCAGTGAAGATACGAGCATGGCGTTGACGATTGAAACCAGTGTCACTGATACGAGCGGAACCGAGAGTATTACCGATGTTGTTGTGTCAGGACTTCCCGCAGGCGCGACGCTTTCAGCAGGAACAGACAATGGAGATGGCTCGTGGTCTTTGGCTCCTGCGGATCTGGAAGGCTTGATCCTTTCACCGCCTGCGGACAGCAATGTTGACTTCACCTTGACCGTGACATCGACAGCTCGTGAACCCAACGGAAGTACCGCGCAGAGTGTGGCGATGCTTCCTGTGAGTATCACCGGAGTTGCCGACACGCCAACAGTGACCACCATTGATGCCGAAGGCAACGAAGACAGCTGGATTCAGGTTCAGGCAGGAGGAGCGTTGACAGATACGGATTCTTCGGAGTCCCTTTCCTTCTCGATTACCGATCTGCCGACAGGGGCAAGTCTCAATGTTGGGACACAGAACCCGGATGGTTCATGGGATGTTTCTTCCGAAGATATCGGGAATCTGTATGTTCGTCCGCCTTCCAATTACAGTGGCACTTTCGACATCACAGTCACCTCCCTCGCTACTGAAAACGATGGAGATATAGCCACTGCCTCGGAGCCGGTCAGCGTGACGGTCAATGCTGTTGCTGATGCGGCGCGAAGCCGTGCAAGGGATGTGTCAGGGGATGAAGACAATGATGTGCCTCTCGATTTATCAGCTTCGGTGAGAGATGACTCTGAAGTCATTGAGAGTGTTGTGATTACTGGTGTTCCTGAAGGCTTTTCCATTGTCGGCGGGACTGATTTGGGCGGTGATTGGTCAGTCCCGGCTGAGAGCCTGGACAGTTTGTCAATCCGAGCGCCGCAGGATTATTCGGGAACAGTGAATTTGGGCTTTGACGTGACCACGTTGGAACCGGAGAACGGGAGCACCAGAACGACCTCTCGCAGTTTTGATGTCACCTTTGAGGCTGTCGCGGATGCGCCGATCATTACGGCGAACAACGTGACGACCCTTGAAGATACTCCCGTGCAACTCGATCTTCTTGCCCAACTGACGGATACTGATCTTTCCGAAACATTGGAGGTCACGGTATCAGGTGTGCCTGCCGGGGCATCCCTTTCGAGTGGGACCGATAACGGTGATGGTTCATGGACCATTGACCCGGCTGATCTCGGAACAGTGACCTTGACGCCGCCACAGCATTTTTCCGGGGAAATAGCGCTGGAATTTACCGCGACGTCCACGGAATCATCCAATAACGACACGGTTTCTCGTACTGCCGGATTCACCGTCGGTGTTACCGGGGTAGCGGATATCCCCGAAATCACGGTGGTTGATGTTCAAGGAACAGAAGATACGGAAATTGCACTGACTGTGCGTGCCGAATTGGAGGATGCGGATGGTTCGGAGAGTCTGTATGTCGAATTCTCGGGAGTGCCTGAGGGAGCAACGTTCTCTGCCGGAACCATGCTTGATAACGGGAACTGGTTGATTCCTTCCGGTGATCTCGATTCTCTGACAATGACACCTCCACCTGATTCCAACGTCGACTTTACCCTGACGGCCCGGTCCCTGGCTATCGAGGCCGATGGCGACAGAGTGTATTCCGTTCCGCAAGACATCAATGTTTCTCTGCAAGGTGATCCTGATGTTCCGATCGTGACCATGGAGGGAGCGCGGGGGGATGAAGACACGAGCATCTCACTCAATTTTACGGCAGAATCCACTGACACCGATGGTTCCGAGACAATCAGCTATGTTGTGAGTAATATTCCCGCCGGAGCGAGTCTGAGTGCCGGTACTTTTATCGGCAATGGTCGTTGGGCTGTTTCCGCTGAAGACATGCCGACTCTGTCTGTGACTCCTCCGAGCGATTATTCCGGTACTTTTGACCTGAGTGTGACAGTTGTCGTTCAGGAAGATGACGGACGACAATCGCAGGAAGAGTATAGCGTTCCGGTGACGGTCGATCCGGTTGTGGACCAGACCGATCGCGGTAGTGTCGGCGGTTCGGCATCCTATGGAACTGCCGGAGGGCTTGAAGATACCGCCATTGCGCTCAATGTAGACCCAGGGCTGACTGATGCAGATGGTTCGGAGACGGTCTTGTGGGTCGATGTTTCCGGGCTGCCCGTGGGGGCGACTCTTTCTGCCGGAACGGAAGACCCGGATAATCCCGGTGTCTTCAGAATACTTCCCAGTGAATTTGCGGGCTTGACGGTCACTCCGCCAGAGAACTCGGATGTTGATTTCGATTTGACGGTCCAGGCGACCATTCAGGAGTCGGGCGGTGCCACGGTTGTCTCTGAAGGACAATTGCATGTTGAAGTTCATGCTGTGGCTGACGCGCCTCTTCTGGAAACAACCAGTCTGTTGGGGCTTGTGAACCTTGGTGCAGAGGCTTCTTTGACAGACACCGATGGTTCTGAGTCTCTCTCATTCATTCTTTCAGGATTTCTAGGATTGAATGTAGCACCGTCGGCAGGCATCAACCTTGGTAACGGTTCCTATCTGTTGACCGAGGATCAACTCGACGGTTTGAGCCTGTCTTCTGATACTCTCGCGTTGGGCACAACTTTGTTGGCCACGCTCCACGCGGTTTCCACCGAGGCGGAAAACGGAGATACTGCCGTGACTTCCGAGAGTGTGCTCTTACAGGTTTCGGCGTCGATCGATTTGGGTGGTGATCTTTTGGGCGGCGGCTTGCCGGATCCGGGAACCATTATTGATGGAAGTATAATCGGAACCCCCATGACGCTTGAGGTCAACCAGCCGACCGGGTCCGAAGATTCGCCTTTTGCCGTGGATATTTCGGCTGATTTCGGGACAGGTGGCAGCCAGTATGGCGTCATCATCAGCAATCTCCCGGAAGGGGCGCGGCCGAATACCGGCTACTATGATCCAGTTAACGATCAGTGGGTTATCTCTGGCGATGATCCCTCCTTGCTGGAGAATCTTGAAATAACGCCACCCGCTGATTTTGCCGGTGCGCTTGATTTTACTGTTTCCATAGCCAAGACCGGTGAAGATGGCCTGACACAACAGACCAGTACCGTTGTGACTGCCACCCTCGACCCGGTTGTTGATAGTCCTCAGATCAGCTTGGGGAATCCGGAAGGTACTGAAGATACACCATTCCTTTTGGACCTCAATGTCAATGTGACGGACGGATCGGAACAGATAACCTCGGTCGTCATTAGCAATCTGCCTTCGGGGGCGACGATTCTCGGGGCCACAGATTTGGGTGACGGGCGGTTTGAGGTGGGACCGGATCAATTGGATCAAGTTCAGTTTTCGCCGCCTGAAAATGCGCATGGGGATTTCTCGTTCACCGTGGACGCCGTGGTTGAGGAGTCCGACGGAACGCAATCCTCATTTTCCAGTGATCTCGGTGTCAGCATACAGGCCGTGGCTGATCCGGCAAGTATCTCGGTGACGGATGCATCCGGTCTCGAAGATACTGCCATTCCATTGAATATTGATGTTGATCTTGTGGATACCGATGGGTCGGAGACAACGTCGTTAACGCTTTCAGGTGTCCCGACTGACAGTCTTTTTTCTGCTGGTATCAACAATGGAGACGGATCATGGACTTTTACTCCCGGACAACTTGACGGGTTGACCTTTACACCTCCCCCCAATGCGAGCGGGGATTTCGAATTGACCCTTTCGGTGTATACTCTTGAGGAGTCCACTGGTGAGGTTGCTGTTTCCACTCAGGCGGTGACGGTTAGTGTGGAGGGCGAGGCTGATGACGTTCCGGTCGATTCCATCGGTACGAGTGGCGATGAAGACACGGCCATTCCTATTGAACTCAGCTATTCTTCTATCGATACGGATGGTTCTGAGACGGTTACTGCTGTCTTGACGGGTATTCCCGCAGGGGCATCTCTCTCTGCCGGAGTGGTTCAGGGTGATGGATCGTGGCTTGTGCAGGGGGAAGATCTTCCTGATTTGACCATCACACCTCCTCTGGATTTCTCGGGAAGTATCGATATCCATGCTGAAATAGTCGTAACGGAAGCTGATGGCGACTCTGTTTCGACAGGAACTGATTTCTCAGTCGAGGTGATTCCTGTGGCTGATAATCCGAATCTCTCCCCACAATCCGTGGTGGGCGATGAAGACACGGCCATCCCGCTCGACCTTCAGGCCAGCGTGAGTGATGCTGGTGAAATACTTGAAGTGTCGGTTTCCGATCTTCCGGCAGGAGCAACGCTCTCTGCCGGGACGAAGAATAGTGATGGATCGTGGACTCTTTCCGCCTCGGACCTGCCTGGATTGACACTTCTTCCCGACCAAAATCAGAGTGGTGACTATACGCTGAGCGTCACAGCCACAAGCACGGAACCTGAGACGGGTGAGACTGCTCAAACTTCGGCAACTTTTGATGTGAGTATTACGCCCGTGGCCGATGCGCCAACGTTAATTGTGGACGCTGCGACCGGTGATGAAGATACGACTATCCCGTTGGATATCGAGGCTTCCTTGACTGACATCTCGGAAGTTCTGAGTGTGACTCTCTCTCAGTTGCCGGAAGGAGCATCCCTTTCCGCCGGGATAAATAATCCGGATGGATCGTGGACTCTGGCACCGGAAGATCTTCCTGGATTGACCTTGACTCCGGCTGATAACCAGAGTGGAGATTATACAATTACTGTGACGGCAACATCTCAGGATGGAGCCTCTCAAGCAGAAACCATTTCTGATTTATCGCTTTCCATTACACCCGTTGCGGACACGCCGAATCTGATTGTCGCTCCGGCAGTGGGTCTTGAGGATACAGCCATCTCCTTGGATATTCAGGCTGCGTTGCTCGACACCTCTGAAGTGCTTGAAGTGACGATCGAAGGTGTGCCGACAGACGCGACGTTGTCTGCCGGGACACAGAATCCCGATGGTTCGTGGTCGCTGCTTGCGGCCGATCTTGATGGCCTTCGTCTCTTCCCGGCTGAGGATCAGAGTGGGGATTACACCCTGACAGTGACAGCCACGGCCCTTGATGGTGCGGCAGAAGCCGAGGTTGTGGTTGACCTGCCGCTCTCCATTCTGCCCGTTGCGGACACGCCGAATCTGATTGTCGCTCCGGCAGTGGGTCTTGAGGATACAGCCATCTCCTTGGATATTCAGGCTGCGTTGCTCGACACCTCTGAAGTGCTTGAAGTGACGATCGAAGGTGTGCCGACAGACGCGACGTTGTCTGCCGGGACACAGAATCCTGATGGTTCGTGGTCGCTGCTTGCGGCCGATCTTGATGGCCTTCGTCTCTTCCCGGCCGAGGATCAGAGTGGGGATTACACCCTGACAGTGACAGCCACGGCCCTTGATGGTGCGGCCGAAGCCGAGGTTGTGGTTGACCTGCCGCTCTCCATCCTGCCCGTTGCGGACACGCCGAATCTTGTTGTTCTTCCGGCTGTTGGGCTTGAGGATACAGCCATCTCCTTGGATATTCAGACATCCCTTTTGGATACTTCAGAGCTTCTTGAAATAACGATCGAAGGTGTGCCGACAGACGCGACGTTGTCTGCCGGGACACAGAATCCCGATGGTTCATGGTCACTGCTTGCGGCCGATCTTGACGGATTGACCTTGACCCCGCCTCCTGACAGCGCTGAAGATTTTGACCTGACAGTCACGGCAACAGCTCTGGATGGTTCTTCGGAGGCTTCCACGACAGTGACATTGAATGTTGATGTCATTGGTGATCCTGATGTGCCGACATTTTCGGTACTCGATGTTTTGGGCGATCAGGACCAGCCTATCGCTCTTTCCATAGATGCGCAGACAGATTTACCGGGCGAGTTGCTTACAGTGACGATTTCAGGTGTTCCTGACGGTGGCAGCTTGACGGCAGGGCAAGACAATGGGGGAGGATCTTGGACGCTTTCTTCCGACGAAGTGCCGGGGCTTTCGCTGAATCCTCCCGAGGGGTTTACCGGGTTGCTCGATTTGACTGTTGAAGCCACTGTAGAACAGGATGGTTCAAGCATCACCTTGACTGAGAATGTCAGTGTGGAAGTCCTTTCCGTTGATCTCGGATTGAGCACTGAGGCCCAACTGTATACGGATATTCTCGGTCTTGGTACCCAGACGAATGATGGGTCGGATGCAACATTAGCCCAGGCTTTGGATCATACTCTGAACGGGCAGGACATGATTGCCGACAGTCTGGATAATTCGCTTCTCGAAGAACCCGTCACAAACGATGGGGATCTCGGAGCTGCGGATAATACGGAATTACTCGATCCTATTATAGAACAGATCATGCCGCCGGAAGAATAA